In Archangium violaceum, the following are encoded in one genomic region:
- a CDS encoding chromosome segregation protein SMC — protein MRPRLPALVLTLGLSALGGCVTAKAPAPPAPLTEEQKLAAEVARLSSEAQSLLKAQDELVWRYWAEGARADVASTYVGKEALFSLDNIRKIDQLRQRTTQPVELRALTALQSHFAGEYLSQQLAEVNDAIANLEASLSFQVDGREVRWRELERLLANEKSAVKRKALYTAATPALERLNQLIRRREERTEQLVRELGYASYEAFGGELRQTDLGRMGLLAEEVLQATEAPYKQVMERLSQRELGLPFASLTRADLPRLFRPRDVDGLFPKDKQLARAHATLAGMGLDLWTMKNVTIDGRDDVKRKNSRPLTLGVAVPGDVRLSVRPVEGALEQGRLLHELGHALHYAFTKETRFELAKLGNPTVTESYAALLEDLMEDPVWLEEHAGLTGNDRTEYLAATSAHKLFLIRRAAGRLLYQLALHRQEGADARELYKALIERVDEMPATDDDVARYLVEQEDFFQSADNFRAWFLAGQLQGQLKARFGPSWWHSPEAGTFLSGLWAHGNALSAREVSQEMGENGIAPDVLLLRLGTTLGVPIKLDVRGEDKAPAQVAPPTAPASPENTPAAPPPTPPAETPTPAPVPTTEGKPVSAKARASRGSKSRKVETRHARGSKASASKAPRKHEGSRPEHGRKPRRGTH, from the coding sequence ATGCGCCCAAGGCTTCCCGCACTCGTCCTCACTCTCGGTCTCAGCGCCCTCGGCGGGTGCGTCACCGCCAAGGCCCCCGCCCCACCCGCTCCTCTCACCGAGGAGCAGAAGCTGGCCGCCGAGGTGGCCCGGCTCTCCTCCGAGGCGCAGAGCCTGCTCAAGGCCCAGGACGAGCTGGTGTGGCGTTACTGGGCCGAGGGCGCCCGCGCGGACGTGGCCTCCACGTACGTGGGCAAGGAGGCGCTCTTCAGCCTCGACAACATCCGGAAGATCGACCAGCTGCGTCAGCGCACCACGCAACCCGTCGAGCTGCGCGCCCTCACCGCGCTCCAGTCCCACTTCGCCGGCGAGTACCTGTCCCAGCAGCTGGCCGAGGTGAATGACGCCATCGCCAACCTGGAGGCCTCGCTGAGCTTCCAGGTGGATGGGCGCGAGGTGCGCTGGCGCGAGCTGGAGCGGCTCCTGGCCAACGAGAAGAGCGCGGTGAAGCGCAAGGCCCTCTACACCGCGGCCACGCCCGCGCTCGAGCGGCTCAACCAGCTCATCCGCCGCCGCGAGGAGCGCACGGAGCAGTTGGTGCGCGAGCTGGGTTATGCCTCGTACGAGGCCTTCGGCGGCGAGCTGCGGCAGACCGACCTGGGCCGGATGGGACTGCTCGCCGAGGAGGTGCTCCAGGCCACCGAGGCTCCCTACAAGCAAGTGATGGAGCGGCTCTCCCAGCGCGAGCTGGGACTCCCCTTCGCGAGCCTCACCCGCGCGGACCTGCCCCGGCTGTTCCGCCCTCGTGACGTGGACGGGCTCTTCCCCAAGGACAAGCAGCTGGCGCGCGCGCACGCCACCCTCGCGGGAATGGGCCTGGACCTCTGGACGATGAAGAACGTCACCATCGACGGCCGCGACGACGTGAAGCGCAAGAACTCGCGCCCGCTGACGCTGGGTGTCGCCGTGCCCGGGGATGTGCGTCTGTCGGTGCGGCCCGTCGAGGGCGCGCTGGAGCAGGGGCGGCTGCTGCACGAGCTCGGCCACGCCCTGCACTACGCCTTCACCAAGGAGACACGCTTCGAGCTGGCCAAGCTGGGCAACCCCACCGTCACCGAGTCCTATGCCGCCCTCCTCGAGGACTTGATGGAGGACCCGGTCTGGCTGGAGGAGCACGCCGGTCTGACCGGCAATGACCGCACCGAGTACCTGGCGGCCACCAGCGCCCACAAGCTGTTCCTCATCCGCCGCGCCGCGGGCCGGCTGCTGTACCAGCTCGCGCTGCACCGTCAGGAGGGCGCCGACGCCCGCGAGCTGTACAAGGCCCTCATCGAGCGCGTCGACGAGATGCCGGCCACCGACGACGACGTCGCGCGCTATTTGGTGGAGCAGGAGGACTTCTTCCAGTCCGCCGACAACTTCCGCGCGTGGTTCCTCGCCGGTCAGCTCCAGGGTCAGCTGAAGGCCCGCTTCGGCCCGTCCTGGTGGCACAGCCCCGAGGCCGGCACGTTCCTCTCGGGACTCTGGGCCCACGGCAATGCGCTCTCCGCGCGCGAGGTCTCCCAGGAGATGGGCGAGAATGGCATCGCTCCGGACGTGCTCCTGCTGCGGCTCGGTACCACCCTCGGGGTGCCCATCAAGCTGGACGTCCGGGGCGAGGACAAGGCTCCCGCCCAGGTGGCGCCCCCCACCGCTCCCGCCTCTCCCGAGAACACTCCGGCGGCGCCGCCTCCGACTCCGCCCGCGGAGACCCCCACTCCCGCTCCGGTTCCCACGACGGAAGGAAAGCCAGTCAGCGCCAAGGCCCGCGCCTCGAGGGGCTCGAAGTCCCGGAAGGTGGAGACACGCCACGCCCGCGGCTCCAAGGCCTCCGCATCCAAGGCCCCCAGGAAGCACGAAGGCTCCCGCCCTGAACACGGACGGAAGCCTCGGCGTGGAACCCACTGA